Proteins from a single region of Zhongshania aliphaticivorans:
- the yegQ gene encoding tRNA 5-hydroxyuridine modification protein YegQ: protein MIPELLSPAGSLRNMRYAFAYGADAVYAGQPRYSLRVRNNEFKDLETLGNGIEEAHRQNKKFYLASNISPHNDKIRSYLRDLAPVIEMKPDALIMADPGLMMLVRENWPDIPIHLSVQANAVNWASVKFWHQNGIQRVILSRELALDEIEEIRQRVPEMEIEVFVHGALCIAYSGRCLLSGYMNHRDPNQGACTNACRWKYQAHDAKEDETGDLVAVQTFTPEPEPEPKPQPIAEPVLLQQAQRPGEFMPAYEDEHGTYIMNSKDLRAVQHVERLAAMGVHSLKIEGRTKSHYYVARTAQVYRRAIDDATHGKPFDMHLMDELDTLANRGYTEGFYRRHPPKEYQNYEMGLNNAQQQQFVGEVVDAHNSTITVDVKNRFETGDTLELMVPGGNTRFALKTLIDKHGKSIDAAPGSGHRVQIPLDQALPESALKYALLVKDIHS from the coding sequence ATGATCCCCGAACTCCTGTCACCTGCCGGTAGTCTTCGCAATATGCGCTATGCCTTTGCCTATGGGGCCGATGCGGTTTACGCTGGCCAACCCCGCTATAGCTTAAGGGTGCGTAATAACGAATTTAAAGACCTAGAAACCCTAGGAAACGGCATTGAAGAAGCACACCGGCAGAACAAGAAGTTCTATTTAGCCTCAAATATTTCTCCTCACAACGACAAAATTCGCAGCTACTTGCGCGACCTTGCCCCCGTTATAGAAATGAAGCCCGACGCGCTCATTATGGCAGACCCGGGGTTGATGATGTTGGTGCGTGAAAACTGGCCAGATATCCCCATTCATTTATCGGTACAGGCCAATGCGGTGAATTGGGCCTCGGTAAAGTTTTGGCACCAAAACGGCATTCAGCGCGTTATTCTTTCACGCGAACTTGCGCTGGACGAAATCGAAGAAATCCGCCAACGCGTGCCAGAAATGGAGATTGAGGTTTTTGTGCACGGCGCGCTGTGCATTGCCTATTCAGGCCGCTGCCTATTATCCGGCTATATGAATCATCGCGACCCAAATCAAGGCGCCTGCACCAACGCCTGTCGCTGGAAGTATCAAGCCCACGATGCCAAAGAAGATGAAACCGGCGACCTCGTCGCAGTGCAAACCTTTACACCTGAACCGGAGCCAGAACCTAAGCCCCAACCCATTGCCGAGCCCGTGCTATTACAGCAGGCACAACGACCCGGTGAGTTCATGCCTGCCTATGAAGACGAGCACGGCACCTATATTATGAACTCCAAAGACTTGCGCGCCGTGCAACACGTAGAACGCTTAGCCGCTATGGGGGTGCACTCATTAAAAATTGAAGGTCGAACCAAATCACATTACTACGTTGCCCGTACCGCACAGGTTTATCGGCGCGCCATTGACGATGCCACCCACGGTAAACCCTTCGATATGCATTTAATGGATGAATTGGATACCTTGGCAAATCGCGGCTACACCGAAGGTTTTTATCGCCGCCACCCTCCCAAAGAATATCAAAATTACGAAATGGGCTTAAACAACGCCCAACAACAGCAATTTGTTGGCGAAGTAGTTGATGCACACAACTCAACCATTACCGTTGATGTAAAAAATCGTTTTGAAACCGGCGACACCTTAGAACTCATGGTACCCGGCGGCAATACCAGATTCGCGCTGAAAACCTTGATCGACAAACACGGAAAATCAATTGATGCCGCACCCGGCTCTGGCCATCGCGTGCAAATTCCGCTTGATCAAGCCCTGCCCGAGTCGGCACTAAAGTATGCCCTGCTGGTCAAAGACATTCACAGCTAA
- a CDS encoding OmpA family protein: protein MNRISRLLLLLLAGLLVSACAGISEVVKDADNDGVRDADDRCIATVRGAQVDRYGCADSDGDGIIDGVDRCPNTPPKSVVDHYGCMDSDNDGVKNGEDHCPRTAMGERVMRNGCSARQTVNLESVRFAHGRVDVLPEARERLFRVADLLIHSPEFRIALQGHSDNSGSLDFNYRLSNMRAKAVKAVLLALGVAAHRIDIQAYGDAMPIADNSSEEGRARNRRVALRVIRVDSVQ from the coding sequence ATGAACAGAATAAGTCGATTGTTATTACTGCTATTGGCGGGTTTGCTGGTTTCGGCTTGCGCGGGGATCAGTGAAGTCGTTAAAGATGCAGATAACGACGGTGTTAGAGACGCTGATGATCGGTGTATCGCAACGGTGAGGGGGGCACAGGTTGATCGCTATGGCTGCGCTGATAGTGATGGTGACGGTATCATTGATGGTGTCGATCGCTGCCCAAATACCCCACCGAAAAGCGTTGTAGATCACTACGGCTGTATGGATAGCGATAATGACGGGGTTAAAAATGGTGAGGATCATTGCCCGCGCACCGCCATGGGCGAAAGAGTCATGCGTAATGGCTGCTCGGCTCGACAAACCGTTAACTTAGAAAGTGTTCGCTTTGCTCATGGCCGTGTTGACGTTCTGCCCGAGGCTCGTGAGCGTTTGTTTCGTGTCGCGGACTTGCTTATCCACTCACCTGAGTTTCGCATAGCGCTGCAGGGGCACAGTGATAATAGCGGTTCGCTTGATTTCAATTATCGTCTGTCTAACATGCGGGCCAAGGCCGTAAAGGCGGTGTTGCTGGCGCTTGGGGTGGCTGCCCATCGAATTGATATTCAGGCTTATGGTGACGCTATGCCTATTGCGGACAATTCCAGTGAAGAGGGGCGGGCTCGTAACCGCAGAGTCGCGTTGCGGGTAATTCGGGTAGATTCTGTCCAATAA
- a CDS encoding OmpA family protein codes for MSKQWKTALAAGVIFASAASVAMAEAEKEKGYYIGGNAFYNNVFDADGTVTTENAGGLGALVGDLPLVGGLLSGLLGGGAGDTANFETSYDDDFSYGVTFGYKFESPYRLEFEYRQGENDIENSGGLSAGSSLEVSSMMGNLWYDFSAGERLRPYIGFGLGQANLDAGGADDDVMIGQLGAGVTYYLTPRLALDAGYRYSMSEDASFSTADTEIETEYSAQSLLVGLRYNFFDAQYGVQDADGDGVSDEMDECPGTPRGVQVDSVGCPLDGDNDGVADYLDQCPNTPAGAEVNAVGCPIDSDNDGVVDADDACPNTMAGEAVMSNGCAKDQAVILRGVNFELNSAKLTMNAETILNDVASTLASSPGFNVELQGHTDSSGSDSYNMNLSQNRAKSVKSYLVGSGVESNRLTATGYGEEQPIASNDTKAGRAENRRVELKVLGSDDVAAEPMMYEELMVEDAMAEEAVVEEPMYDDSMLEDDMLMEEPAAEEEYEPYEMSEDEFDY; via the coding sequence ATGAGTAAGCAATGGAAAACTGCCCTTGCTGCCGGTGTGATTTTCGCATCTGCGGCGAGCGTAGCTATGGCTGAAGCCGAGAAGGAAAAAGGTTACTACATTGGTGGCAACGCTTTTTATAACAATGTATTTGACGCAGACGGTACAGTAACAACAGAAAATGCGGGTGGTCTTGGTGCTCTAGTTGGCGATTTACCATTAGTTGGCGGTTTGTTAAGTGGTTTGCTTGGTGGTGGTGCTGGGGATACAGCCAATTTCGAAACAAGCTACGACGACGATTTTAGCTACGGTGTTACTTTTGGTTATAAGTTTGAAAGCCCATATCGCTTAGAATTTGAATATCGTCAGGGTGAGAACGATATCGAGAACAGTGGTGGGTTGAGTGCGGGCAGCTCACTAGAAGTCAGCTCAATGATGGGTAACTTATGGTATGACTTCTCTGCCGGAGAGCGTCTGCGGCCTTATATCGGTTTTGGTTTGGGTCAAGCTAATCTTGATGCCGGCGGAGCAGATGATGACGTCATGATTGGCCAGTTGGGAGCAGGTGTAACGTATTACCTTACCCCACGTTTGGCACTTGACGCGGGTTACCGCTATAGCATGTCTGAAGATGCTAGCTTTTCAACAGCTGATACTGAAATTGAAACTGAATACAGCGCACAAAGCCTGTTAGTAGGTCTTCGCTATAATTTCTTTGACGCTCAATATGGCGTACAAGATGCTGATGGTGACGGCGTTTCTGACGAAATGGACGAATGCCCTGGTACACCTCGTGGCGTGCAAGTAGACAGCGTTGGCTGCCCACTTGATGGCGATAACGACGGCGTTGCAGATTATCTTGATCAGTGCCCAAACACGCCTGCTGGTGCAGAAGTAAACGCTGTAGGTTGCCCAATTGATAGTGATAACGACGGTGTTGTTGATGCCGATGATGCATGTCCTAATACGATGGCTGGTGAAGCCGTTATGTCAAACGGCTGTGCCAAAGACCAGGCCGTGATTTTGCGTGGTGTTAACTTTGAGCTTAATAGCGCCAAGTTAACCATGAATGCAGAAACAATCCTGAATGACGTGGCGTCAACATTGGCTAGCTCACCTGGCTTCAACGTAGAGTTACAAGGTCACACTGATAGCTCAGGTAGCGATAGCTACAATATGAACTTGTCGCAAAACCGTGCCAAATCAGTGAAAAGCTACTTGGTAGGCAGTGGTGTTGAAAGCAACCGCCTAACGGCAACAGGTTATGGTGAAGAGCAGCCAATTGCTAGCAATGATACTAAAGCTGGACGTGCAGAAAACCGTCGTGTTGAGCTGAAAGTATTGGGCAGCGATGACGTGGCAGCTGAGCCAATGATGTACGAAGAGCTTATGGTTGAAGATGCGATGGCTGAAGAAGCCGTAGTTGAAGAGCCAATGTATGACGATTCCATGCTTGAAGACGATATGCTAATGGAAGAGCCTGCGGCTGAAGAAGAGTATGAGCCGTATGAAATGTCTGAAGATGAGTTTGATTACTAA
- a CDS encoding DUF938 domain-containing protein — protein sequence MNIAKPFSQACENNKQPILKHLKTVLKECHHVLEIGSGTGQHAVYFSANMPQLIWQCSDRAENIAGICQWLNDTALSAPLTLDVRDDNWPNQKFDAIFSANTLHIMSWEEVELFFHRVNTQLKATALLCIYGPFKYKGAFTSESNAKFDLWLKNNNALSGIRDFEAIETLAHQAGFTLQADHQMPANNQLLIWQRG from the coding sequence ATGAACATTGCTAAACCTTTTTCACAAGCCTGCGAAAATAATAAGCAGCCGATACTTAAACACCTCAAAACCGTATTGAAAGAATGCCACCATGTACTCGAAATCGGTAGTGGCACAGGGCAACACGCGGTGTATTTTTCTGCCAATATGCCACAGTTAATTTGGCAATGTAGTGATCGCGCTGAGAATATTGCCGGCATTTGCCAATGGCTTAACGATACCGCTCTTTCCGCGCCCTTAACCTTAGATGTACGGGATGATAATTGGCCAAACCAAAAATTTGACGCTATTTTCTCTGCCAATACCTTGCATATTATGAGCTGGGAAGAAGTGGAGTTATTCTTTCACAGAGTTAATACCCAGCTAAAAGCGACGGCGTTGTTGTGTATTTATGGGCCTTTTAAATACAAGGGCGCATTCACTTCTGAAAGCAACGCCAAGTTCGATCTCTGGTTAAAAAACAATAATGCTTTAAGTGGCATTCGCGACTTTGAGGCCATTGAAACCCTTGCCCATCAAGCTGGGTTTACTTTACAAGCTGACCACCAAATGCCGGCTAACAATCAACTGCTTATCTGGCAGCGCGGATAA
- a CDS encoding EVE domain-containing protein: MAYWLMKSEPDAFSLDDLCSRPDGTEPWDGVRNYQARNMMRDNMKRGDKVFFYHSSCPVPGIAGIAAVVKEGYPDHSAQNPESKYYDPKASPENPRWFMVDVKFERKFPRLIPLSELKAEPSLAEMILLKKGNRLSIMPVQENEWRQILSMV, from the coding sequence ATGGCCTATTGGTTGATGAAGTCAGAACCCGACGCCTTTAGTCTAGATGACTTGTGTAGCCGTCCCGATGGCACAGAACCTTGGGATGGCGTGCGGAATTATCAAGCCAGAAATATGATGCGCGATAACATGAAACGCGGTGATAAAGTGTTTTTTTATCACTCCTCGTGCCCTGTGCCCGGCATAGCAGGCATCGCAGCAGTGGTTAAAGAAGGGTATCCAGATCACAGCGCTCAAAACCCAGAGTCGAAATATTACGACCCTAAAGCGAGCCCAGAAAACCCACGTTGGTTTATGGTCGACGTGAAATTTGAACGCAAATTCCCACGCCTCATTCCTTTATCAGAGCTCAAGGCTGAGCCCTCATTGGCGGAGATGATCTTGCTCAAAAAAGGTAACCGTCTATCGATAATGCCAGTGCAAGAAAACGAGTGGCGACAAATATTATCAATGGTGTGA
- a CDS encoding GIY-YIG nuclease family protein, translating into MYSPAVYILANKPNGTLYIGTTSNLQQRVWQYKNNLVDGFSKKYAIHTLVYFEPFDEMYPAICRERQLKRWNRAWKIQLIESSNPKWLDLYPSIL; encoded by the coding sequence ATGTATTCTCCCGCCGTGTATATTCTTGCCAACAAGCCCAATGGTACACTTTACATTGGCACCACGAGTAACCTTCAGCAGCGTGTGTGGCAGTATAAAAATAATTTAGTCGACGGTTTTTCTAAGAAATATGCTATCCATACATTGGTATATTTTGAACCATTTGACGAGATGTACCCTGCCATTTGCCGAGAGCGTCAGCTTAAGCGCTGGAATCGAGCATGGAAAATACAGCTGATTGAAAGTAGCAATCCCAAGTGGCTTGACCTTTATCCTAGTATTTTATAG
- a CDS encoding YfhL family 4Fe-4S dicluster ferredoxin: MALIITDECINCDVCEPECPNEAIYQGDSIYEIDPSRCTECVGHFDEPQCQQVCPVDCIPLDPAHMETEDQLMDKYEKLTTLS; the protein is encoded by the coding sequence ATGGCATTAATCATCACTGATGAGTGTATAAACTGTGATGTCTGTGAACCCGAATGCCCCAACGAGGCTATTTATCAGGGCGACAGTATTTACGAAATAGATCCCAGCCGCTGCACAGAGTGTGTCGGTCATTTTGACGAACCTCAGTGCCAGCAAGTTTGCCCTGTTGATTGCATCCCTCTTGATCCTGCTCATATGGAAACAGAAGACCAGTTAATGGATAAATATGAGAAATTAACTACCTTGTCGTAA